In Vibrio coralliilyticus, the following are encoded in one genomic region:
- a CDS encoding carbonic anhydrase, with translation MKNTLIAASLMIAMAGTVQASEWGYKGDKGPEHWGDVAKECATGKNQSPIDIKDVVDAELMPLNIEYQGMVTGLTNNGHTLQAVVEGNNAVTVDGVEFNLAQFHFHTPSENHIRGQHFPLEAHFVNADKDGNLAVVAVMYNAAPGENNQITQLTATMPEPGQTVRLQTPFAVKDMLPATGEYYRFNGSLTTPPCSEGVRWFVLKSAQTLTTEQAKQMQMVMGNNNRPIQKQNARVVLTND, from the coding sequence ATGAAAAACACATTGATTGCCGCAAGTTTGATGATTGCGATGGCGGGAACGGTTCAGGCCTCGGAATGGGGTTACAAAGGGGATAAAGGGCCTGAACATTGGGGAGATGTTGCCAAAGAGTGTGCCACTGGCAAAAACCAAAGCCCGATTGATATCAAGGATGTAGTTGACGCGGAGCTGATGCCACTCAACATTGAATATCAGGGGATGGTGACTGGGCTGACGAATAACGGACATACACTTCAAGCGGTTGTTGAGGGGAATAACGCCGTGACAGTAGATGGAGTTGAGTTTAATCTGGCGCAGTTCCACTTCCATACGCCTTCAGAAAACCATATTCGTGGTCAACACTTTCCCTTGGAAGCGCACTTTGTCAATGCGGATAAAGATGGCAACCTAGCGGTTGTTGCTGTGATGTATAACGCAGCACCAGGGGAAAACAACCAGATCACACAGTTGACGGCGACCATGCCTGAACCCGGTCAAACCGTGAGGCTACAAACGCCGTTTGCGGTAAAAGATATGTTGCCTGCAACGGGAGAGTACTACCGCTTTAATGGCTCTCTGACGACGCCACCTTGTTCTGAAGGCGTACGCTGGTTTGTGCTTAAATCTGCGCAAACCTTAACGACGGAACAGGCAAAACAAATGCAGATGGTGATGGGTAACAACAACCGCCCAATTCAAAAACAGAATGCTCGTGTCGTTCTCACTAACGATTAA
- a CDS encoding response regulator, which yields MSNYDPADFTILIVEDHKFSRQTLVGMLVRGGYENLLCAKDGMQAMKKCAENKIDLIITDINMPNINGLELIKTIRTNQAQIACDTRIIAVTTLSDTSTISACMAMEVDAFLVKPINIKSAQEKIQSAISEPKRLYQQHFYQEVDTHIDLTPQENPQETTQRIRSIDSRVRELSQLSELKEGMTLVYDINAVSGGCLLRAGTVLNKKLILRLFELSKIVDTNSIVVREDKTQMAV from the coding sequence ATGAGTAACTATGACCCAGCCGATTTTACGATTCTTATCGTTGAAGATCACAAGTTCTCTCGCCAAACGCTCGTAGGGATGCTAGTGAGAGGTGGTTACGAAAACTTACTCTGCGCTAAAGACGGCATGCAAGCCATGAAAAAATGCGCAGAGAACAAAATTGATTTAATTATCACAGACATCAACATGCCCAATATTAATGGACTGGAGTTGATTAAAACCATAAGAACCAACCAAGCCCAAATTGCCTGTGACACACGAATTATCGCTGTCACAACCCTGTCTGATACCTCCACTATTTCAGCTTGTATGGCGATGGAAGTCGATGCTTTTCTAGTCAAACCCATCAATATAAAGTCGGCACAAGAAAAAATTCAAAGTGCAATATCAGAACCTAAGCGTTTATATCAACAACACTTTTACCAAGAGGTCGACACCCACATTGACTTAACTCCTCAAGAAAATCCGCAAGAAACAACACAGCGTATCCGGTCTATAGACAGTCGTGTACGCGAACTGTCACAGCTTTCGGAACTCAAAGAAGGTATGACCCTAGTTTATGATATTAATGCCGTCTCGGGTGGTTGCTTGCTTCGGGCTGGCACTGTGCTCAACAAAAAGCTCATTTTACGCTTATTTGAGCTCAGTAAAATTGTTGATACAAATAGCATCGTGGTTAGAGAAGACAAAACACAGATGGCTGTCTAA
- a CDS encoding NupC/NupG family nucleoside CNT transporter gives MNVLFGLIGVATLLLCAVLLSESRKAINWKTVSRALLLQVGFAALVLYFPWGQTALTSLSNGVSSLLGFADEGIGFLFGDLANTGFIFAVRVLPIIIFFSALISALYYLGIMQKVIEFIGGGIQKFLGTSKAESLVATGNIFLSQGESPLLVRPFLSRMTRSELFAVMAGGMASVAGSVLGGYAGLGVELKYLIAASFMAAPGSLMMAKIIVPERETPSDQSDIEMDKAQDSNVIDALASGAMNGMKVAVAVGTMLIAFVSVIAMVNTGLESLGDVAGFSGLTLQTLFGYLFSPLAWVIGVPANEMLMAGSYIGQKIVMNEFVAFIDFVEHKALLSEHTQVIVTFALCGFANIGSIAIQLGSIGVIAPERRSEVANLGIKAVLAGTLANLMSACLAGIFILL, from the coding sequence ATGAATGTCCTATTCGGATTAATCGGTGTTGCGACACTATTATTGTGTGCTGTGTTGTTGTCAGAGAGTCGCAAAGCAATCAACTGGAAAACAGTCTCTCGCGCTTTGTTACTTCAGGTCGGTTTTGCCGCTTTAGTCTTGTACTTCCCTTGGGGACAAACCGCACTCACCAGTTTAAGTAATGGTGTTTCTAGTCTATTAGGCTTTGCTGATGAAGGCATTGGGTTCTTATTTGGTGATTTAGCCAATACAGGATTTATCTTTGCGGTTCGTGTTCTTCCTATCATTATTTTCTTTAGTGCGCTAATTTCTGCACTTTATTACCTTGGTATTATGCAAAAGGTTATCGAGTTTATCGGTGGTGGTATCCAAAAGTTCCTAGGGACGAGTAAAGCTGAGTCTTTGGTTGCTACCGGTAACATCTTCCTATCTCAAGGTGAGTCTCCACTTCTTGTTCGACCTTTCCTTTCGCGTATGACTCGCTCTGAACTGTTCGCTGTGATGGCCGGTGGTATGGCTTCTGTAGCCGGTAGTGTGCTGGGTGGATATGCTGGGTTGGGCGTTGAGCTGAAGTACTTAATTGCCGCGAGCTTTATGGCCGCGCCGGGTAGTTTGATGATGGCAAAGATCATTGTGCCTGAGCGTGAAACACCAAGCGACCAATCTGATATTGAGATGGACAAAGCGCAAGACAGCAATGTGATTGATGCCCTAGCAAGTGGTGCAATGAATGGTATGAAGGTCGCCGTTGCTGTCGGTACCATGTTGATTGCGTTCGTGAGCGTGATTGCCATGGTCAACACGGGCCTGGAAAGTTTGGGTGACGTGGCGGGCTTTAGCGGATTGACGCTGCAAACGCTGTTTGGTTACCTGTTTTCTCCTCTGGCATGGGTGATTGGCGTGCCGGCAAATGAAATGCTGATGGCGGGCTCTTACATTGGCCAGAAAATTGTCATGAATGAGTTTGTGGCTTTCATCGACTTTGTCGAGCACAAAGCGCTACTCTCTGAACACACCCAAGTGATCGTCACATTTGCACTGTGTGGCTTTGCCAACATAGGTTCGATTGCTATTCAGCTTGGCTCTATTGGTGTGATTGCGCCAGAGCGCCGCTCTGAAGTGGCTAATTTAGGCATAAAAGCAGTACTTGCTGGTACACTGGCGAACCTAATGAGTGCATGCCTAGCGGGGATTTTCATTCTGCTTTAA
- the pepT gene encoding peptidase T — protein MNELIQRFLRYVTFNTQSNPSSSKCPSSEGQRTFAQFLQQELIELGLSDVSLDENGYLMAKLPSNVDYDVPAIGFVAHMDTAPDASGKNVKPQIVEDYQGGDIALGKGDEVLSPIQYPELHRLHGHNLITTDGTTLLGADNKAGIAEIISAIAELQANPSIPHGDICIGFTPDEEIGRGADLFDVKKFGAQWAYTIDGGPAGELEYENFNAASADVICHGVNVHPGTAKNKMVNAMNIAAQFQLLMPTDETPEATEGYQGFYHLKSAEMTVARCELGYIIRDFERDGLEQRKAFMQSKVNELNETLTKGRVELKLTDSYFNMKEMVEPHPHIIELAKQAMIACDIEPNVKPIRGGTDGARLSFMGLPCPNLFTGGYNFHGIHEFISIEAMEQAVKVIMTLSERTALSYR, from the coding sequence ATGAATGAGCTGATTCAACGTTTTTTGCGCTACGTAACTTTTAACACACAATCCAATCCTTCAAGTTCCAAATGTCCAAGTAGTGAAGGACAGAGAACGTTCGCCCAGTTTTTGCAACAAGAGTTAATAGAACTGGGGTTAAGTGATGTTTCGCTTGATGAAAATGGGTATTTGATGGCGAAACTGCCAAGTAATGTCGATTATGATGTCCCTGCGATAGGTTTTGTCGCTCATATGGATACCGCACCTGATGCGTCAGGAAAAAATGTCAAGCCTCAGATTGTTGAGGATTATCAGGGGGGGGATATTGCACTTGGTAAGGGGGATGAAGTGCTTTCTCCTATTCAGTACCCCGAGCTGCACCGACTTCATGGGCATAACCTTATCACCACAGATGGTACAACGCTTCTCGGTGCGGATAACAAAGCGGGCATCGCTGAAATTATTTCCGCTATCGCTGAATTGCAAGCGAACCCAAGTATTCCACATGGTGATATTTGTATTGGGTTTACACCAGATGAAGAAATTGGTCGTGGAGCAGACTTGTTTGATGTGAAGAAATTCGGCGCGCAATGGGCATATACGATTGATGGTGGTCCTGCCGGTGAACTGGAGTATGAGAACTTTAACGCAGCCAGTGCCGATGTCATTTGCCATGGTGTCAACGTACACCCAGGAACGGCAAAAAATAAAATGGTGAATGCCATGAACATTGCAGCTCAGTTCCAGTTGTTGATGCCTACTGATGAAACGCCAGAGGCAACGGAAGGATATCAAGGCTTCTACCATTTGAAATCTGCGGAAATGACCGTTGCACGTTGCGAGTTAGGTTATATCATTCGGGATTTTGAACGTGATGGACTTGAGCAACGCAAGGCTTTTATGCAGAGCAAAGTGAACGAGCTCAATGAAACGCTAACCAAAGGTCGAGTAGAGCTTAAACTGACAGACAGCTACTTCAATATGAAGGAGATGGTTGAGCCGCACCCTCATATCATAGAGCTAGCAAAACAAGCGATGATCGCCTGTGATATCGAACCAAACGTTAAGCCAATTCGCGGTGGTACCGACGGTGCAAGGTTATCATTCATGGGGTTACCTTGTCCTAATCTCTTCACTGGTGGCTATAATTTTCATGGAATTCATGAGTTTATCAGTATTGAGGCTATGGAGCAGGCTGTTAAAGTCATTATGACCTTGTCAGAAAGAACCGCACTGAGCTATAGATAA
- a CDS encoding mechanosensitive ion channel family protein, whose translation MEKVQVVIDFLLTHKFIFTALIMVCVVVIRRIILSKIRGDVAFVSEKQRNWMSRTKNGAFAVTVLLLFILWKSEINEFALSVTAIAVAIVVASKEIILCFTGSIQRASSRSFRVGDWIEVGKLCGEVIEHNMMATVIQEIDLHHGQYHYTGKTATLPNSMFFTYPVKNLNFMKRYVYHNFSIVLAEFVNLYPLVPIMIEKIEEHCHYFSDVATRYNAMIEKHAGVDLPGAEPHIHINSGATGEQVVHFMIFCPTDKATHLEQEIRKDFMELYEERFPPKKDEEKES comes from the coding sequence ATGGAGAAAGTGCAAGTTGTCATCGATTTTCTTCTGACTCATAAATTCATTTTCACAGCGCTGATTATGGTATGTGTAGTCGTAATCCGCCGCATCATTTTATCGAAGATACGTGGCGATGTTGCCTTTGTGTCTGAGAAACAACGTAACTGGATGTCACGCACCAAGAATGGTGCATTTGCCGTGACCGTTCTGCTACTTTTCATTCTGTGGAAGTCTGAGATCAATGAATTCGCTCTTTCGGTAACGGCGATTGCCGTGGCGATAGTTGTGGCATCTAAAGAAATTATTTTATGTTTTACCGGCTCGATTCAAAGAGCCAGTTCTCGTTCATTTCGAGTTGGTGATTGGATTGAAGTTGGTAAGCTTTGTGGTGAAGTGATTGAGCACAACATGATGGCTACTGTCATTCAGGAAATCGACCTCCACCATGGCCAGTACCACTACACGGGGAAAACCGCGACCCTCCCCAATAGTATGTTTTTTACTTATCCGGTGAAAAACCTCAACTTCATGAAACGTTATGTTTATCATAATTTTTCGATTGTTTTGGCTGAGTTTGTCAATTTGTACCCACTAGTGCCGATAATGATCGAGAAAATCGAAGAGCATTGCCATTATTTCAGCGATGTTGCAACACGTTATAACGCCATGATCGAGAAGCACGCTGGTGTTGATTTGCCGGGGGCAGAACCTCATATTCATATCAATAGCGGCGCGACAGGGGAGCAAGTGGTTCATTTCATGATTTTTTGCCCGACTGATAAGGCGACTCATCTAGAGCAGGAAATCAGAAAAGACTTTATGGAACTCTATGAAGAGAGGTTCCCGCCAAAGAAAGACGAGGAGAAAGAGAGCTGA
- a CDS encoding exoribonuclease R has product MQRDYTLSSLQATPREELEELSLRMIHRLIAEESMTELFTFDADETESKDKLQEAQFDAMLRMSAIALSELPALFSESDNQQQNTLRMQRLLLWHFYSVSFHLEQAIPLEVHCQHVEVLLKQAPTNALEWVTTLTDLLRQYAAISQSR; this is encoded by the coding sequence ATGCAACGCGATTACACCCTCTCATCCCTACAAGCTACCCCAAGAGAAGAGCTGGAAGAACTGAGTCTACGAATGATCCACCGCCTGATCGCAGAAGAATCGATGACGGAGCTGTTTACGTTCGATGCCGATGAGACGGAATCCAAAGACAAACTGCAAGAGGCGCAGTTTGATGCCATGTTAAGGATGAGTGCGATCGCTCTGAGTGAACTGCCAGCCCTTTTCAGCGAATCAGACAATCAACAGCAAAACACGCTACGCATGCAACGTTTACTGCTTTGGCATTTCTATTCGGTTTCGTTTCACCTTGAACAGGCAATACCTCTTGAAGTCCATTGTCAACATGTGGAAGTGCTGCTTAAACAAGCCCCAACCAACGCATTAGAGTGGGTCACAACGTTAACCGACTTACTGCGCCAATACGCGGCCATTAGCCAAAGTCGCTAA
- a CDS encoding response regulator, which translates to MTTFEPRTFTILVVEDNNLSRKSLIGMLFKSGYENILSAADGQSAIEKIAQSHIDLVITDINMPHINGLELIKAIRMGNTKTPPETSIIAVTALSDTKTISTCMRFEIDAFLSKPIKVKDTREQIEQAITAHSELYQQHQYHDVVTDINRESSNATTPHATTNSNQFITLASLAELQAGMTLAGDIFANNGGCLLKAGTLLDSRLVNRLKELSLIIDKHPIRVQLEDMQPEGV; encoded by the coding sequence ATGACAACATTCGAACCTAGAACATTTACCATTCTTGTTGTAGAAGACAATAACTTGTCTCGCAAATCACTCATAGGCATGCTGTTTAAAAGTGGTTACGAAAACATTCTGAGCGCAGCAGACGGCCAAAGTGCAATAGAAAAAATAGCACAAAGCCATATTGATTTAGTCATCACAGATATCAATATGCCTCATATTAACGGATTAGAATTGATTAAAGCTATTCGTATGGGGAATACTAAAACCCCGCCAGAAACCAGTATTATCGCTGTTACAGCGCTCTCGGACACCAAAACAATATCAACCTGCATGCGTTTCGAAATCGACGCATTTCTGTCAAAACCGATCAAAGTCAAAGACACCCGAGAGCAAATCGAGCAAGCGATCACCGCACACTCAGAATTGTATCAACAGCATCAATACCATGATGTCGTAACCGACATTAATCGAGAGTCCTCGAATGCGACAACACCTCATGCTACAACGAATTCCAACCAATTTATTACACTCGCGAGCCTGGCTGAGCTACAAGCAGGAATGACGTTAGCAGGCGATATATTTGCAAATAATGGCGGGTGTTTATTGAAAGCGGGAACATTACTCGATAGCCGCCTAGTGAATCGGCTCAAAGAGCTCAGCTTAATCATTGACAAGCACCCAATTCGAGTTCAATTGGAAGATATGCAACCGGAAGGTGTCTGA
- a CDS encoding DUF1289 domain-containing protein, which yields MKTVVEKVPIPCVRNCCLDGDDICLGCFRTLNEILEWRSYTDEEKRAVLVRCAERRKKRSR from the coding sequence ATGAAGACTGTCGTTGAAAAGGTGCCCATCCCTTGTGTGAGAAATTGCTGCCTTGATGGTGATGACATTTGCTTAGGGTGTTTTCGAACGCTCAATGAGATATTGGAGTGGCGCTCTTATACGGATGAGGAAAAACGCGCTGTGCTAGTACGTTGTGCAGAACGCAGAAAGAAAAGAAGTCGGTAG
- a CDS encoding ArsR/SmtB family transcription factor, translated as MTNQCNLANQRAFSTTDAEIALETAFALQAKALSHPARVRILKILVTLDNLGGCLNCDLVSQLELAQSTVSEHLRILKQAEFIIAEPNPPKVCYRINRHAIADFEHVFNHLFN; from the coding sequence ATGACTAACCAATGTAACTTAGCAAACCAGCGAGCATTCTCAACAACAGATGCTGAAATCGCACTAGAAACTGCATTTGCTCTCCAAGCAAAAGCACTTTCTCACCCTGCCCGCGTTAGAATTCTTAAGATTTTAGTAACATTGGATAACCTTGGAGGCTGCCTAAACTGTGATCTGGTATCGCAGTTAGAACTGGCACAATCAACCGTATCTGAGCATTTACGTATTCTAAAACAAGCTGAGTTTATTATTGCAGAGCCGAATCCCCCTAAGGTGTGTTATAGAATCAATCGCCATGCTATCGCAGATTTTGAGCATGTATTTAATCATCTCTTTAATTGA
- the tdh gene encoding L-threonine 3-dehydrogenase, producing the protein MKIKALSKLKPEEGIWMTEVEKPKVGHNDILIKIKKTAICGTDVHIYNWDEWSQNTIPVPMVVGHEYVGEVVAIGQEVRGFEIGDRVSGEGHITCGHCRNCRGGRTHLCRNTIGVGVNREGAFAEYLVIPAFNAFKIPEGISDDLASIFDPFGNAVHTALSFDLVGEDVLITGAGPIGIMAAAVAKHVGARHVVITDVNEYRLDLARKMGVTRAVNVAEQKLEDVMEELGMTEGFDVGLEMSGVQAAFSTMLKTMNHGGRIALLGIPPSDMGIDWNQVIFKGLVIKGIYGREMFETWYKMASLIQSGLDLTPIITHHFKVDDFQKGFDAMRSGQSGKVILDWE; encoded by the coding sequence ATGAAAATTAAAGCGCTATCTAAGTTAAAGCCTGAAGAAGGCATCTGGATGACTGAGGTTGAAAAACCGAAAGTTGGCCATAACGACATTCTGATCAAAATTAAGAAAACCGCGATTTGTGGTACAGACGTTCATATCTACAACTGGGATGAGTGGTCTCAGAACACGATTCCTGTTCCTATGGTCGTTGGTCATGAATACGTGGGTGAAGTGGTTGCCATTGGTCAGGAAGTTCGCGGATTTGAAATCGGTGACCGTGTCTCTGGCGAAGGTCACATCACTTGTGGTCACTGTCGTAACTGTCGTGGCGGCCGCACTCACCTGTGTCGTAATACCATTGGTGTGGGTGTAAACCGTGAAGGTGCATTCGCTGAATACCTAGTGATTCCAGCGTTTAACGCGTTCAAGATCCCTGAAGGTATCTCAGACGATCTAGCATCAATCTTTGACCCTTTCGGCAATGCTGTACACACGGCACTGTCTTTCGACCTTGTGGGTGAAGACGTACTGATCACAGGTGCTGGCCCAATCGGTATCATGGCGGCGGCAGTCGCTAAGCATGTAGGTGCTCGTCACGTTGTGATTACAGACGTGAACGAATACCGTCTTGATCTTGCACGTAAAATGGGCGTGACCCGTGCAGTTAACGTTGCGGAACAGAAGCTTGAAGACGTAATGGAAGAGCTGGGTATGACGGAAGGCTTTGATGTTGGCCTTGAAATGTCGGGTGTTCAGGCAGCATTCAGCACCATGCTGAAGACAATGAACCACGGCGGCCGAATTGCACTGCTAGGTATTCCGCCATCAGACATGGGTATCGACTGGAACCAAGTGATCTTCAAAGGTCTGGTGATTAAAGGTATCTACGGCCGCGAGATGTTCGAAACTTGGTACAAGATGGCATCATTGATTCAATCGGGCTTAGACTTGACGCCAATCATCACTCACCACTTTAAGGTTGATGACTTCCAGAAAGGCTTTGACGCAATGCGTAGCGGCCAATCAGGTAAAGTGATTCTCGACTGGGAATAA
- a CDS encoding DM13 domain-containing protein yields MKRIFLLFTHLMCGGVGFAIGIYALPILIQPDSPSMSSVENVTNNAVYTATFQRDRKDSDFLHWGEGSVSISQDKIAFVGELAPGPDYKLYLSPQFVETEADFNQQKQTMVKVGDVKTFDRFTLDLPSDVSLAEYNTVIVWCETFGEFITSARFK; encoded by the coding sequence ATGAAAAGGATTTTTTTACTGTTTACACATCTTATGTGTGGTGGTGTTGGTTTTGCAATTGGCATCTATGCCTTACCTATACTCATCCAGCCTGATTCGCCTTCGATGAGCTCAGTAGAGAATGTCACTAACAATGCCGTTTATACGGCGACCTTCCAGCGTGATAGGAAAGACAGTGATTTTTTGCATTGGGGCGAAGGATCAGTGTCTATCAGTCAGGACAAAATCGCTTTTGTTGGTGAATTAGCTCCGGGGCCGGATTATAAGCTTTATTTATCGCCACAGTTTGTCGAAACCGAAGCTGACTTTAATCAACAAAAACAGACCATGGTGAAAGTCGGTGACGTGAAGACATTTGACCGTTTTACTCTCGATTTACCGAGTGATGTGAGTTTAGCAGAATATAATACGGTGATAGTTTGGTGTGAAACCTTTGGTGAATTTATCACCTCTGCGCGTTTTAAATAG